From Coffea arabica cultivar ET-39 chromosome 2e, Coffea Arabica ET-39 HiFi, whole genome shotgun sequence, the proteins below share one genomic window:
- the LOC113732756 gene encoding protein BONZAI 3-like, translating into MGGCFSDVKGGQQAVGGGGIVGHLGAQGFGGAGSAAGAAASGHNDAVEFFFQTKGVQALYTKLELSVSASKLRDRDIISKSDPMAVVYAKKRNGTLEELGRTEVIMNNLEPTWIQKISVNYQFEIVQPLIFHVYDVDSQYHNLPVKNLKLKDQDFLGEASCVLSEIVTKRNRTLTLNLHNRDGRGLKSLGTLTVQAEETVASRNAVEMTFRCHHLDNKDLFSKSDPFLRISRIAESGGSIPIFKTEVINNNLNPVWKPLCLTMQQYISKDNPLIIECFDFNSSGNHVLIGKLQKTVAELEHLHQTRSGVNLVSPPSHLRRVEKITEGQLFVDGYVKKQLYSFLDYISSGFELNFMVAVDFTASNGNPHNLDSLHYIDPSGRLNAYQQAIMDVGEVVQFYDSDRRFPAWGFGGKTFGGSVSHCFNLNRSPTDSEVTGIEGIMAAYSSTLYNVTLSGPTLFGPVINRAAEIAGGSLSVNQNKYFILLIITDGVISDIQETKDALVKASDLPLSILIVGVGGADFTQMEVLDADDGHRLESSTGRVATRDIVQFVPMREVHRGEISIVQVLLEELPGQFLSYMRSRNIRPHFPDVVHASGQGTLYGV; encoded by the exons ATGGGGGGATGTTTTTCTGATGTGAAAGGAGGGCAACAAGCTGTCGGAGGAGGTGGAATTGTGGGCCACCTGGGGGCCCAGGGTTTTGGTGGTGCTGGAAGCGCAGCCGGGGCCGCCGCCTCCGGGCACAATGATGCTGTGGAATTTTTCTTCCAGACTAAAGGTGTCCAAGCCCTTTACACGAAACTCGAG TTGTCTGTGTCAGCTTCAAAGTTACGTGATCGTGATATTATCTCAAAG AGCGATCCAATGGCTGTGGtttatgcaaagaaaaggaatggaacccttgaagaacttggtcgAACAGAAGTGATTATGAATAATCTGGAACCTACTTGGATTCAAAAAATCAGTGTCAATTATCAATTTGAGATTGTTCAGCCATTGAT CTTTCATGTTTATGACGTTGATTCGCAATACCACAATCTACCTGTGAAG AACTTGAAGCTGAAGGATCAAGATTTTCTTGGTGAAGCTAGTTGTGTTCTCTCTGAG ATTGTTACTAAAAGAAACAGAACTTTGACCTTGAATCTTCACAATCGAGATGGTCGTGGCTTGAAAAGCTTGGGTACTCTTACTGTCCAAGCAGAGGAAACTGTAGCTTCAAGGAATGCAGTGGAGATGACCTTTCGTTGTCATCATCTTGATAACAAGGATCTGTTTTCTAAAAGT GATCCTTTTCTTAGAATCTCTAGGATTGCTGAGAGTGGGGGTTCTATTCCAATTTTCAAGACAGAAGTCATAAACAACAACTTGAATCCAGTGTGGAAACCGCTATGTCTAACCATGCAGCAATACATAAGCAAG GATAACCCGTTGATAATCGAATGTTTTGATTTCAACAGCAGTGGCAATCATGTTCTCATTGG GAAACTACAAAAAACAGTGGCAGAGCTGGAACACCTTCACCAAACTAGATCTGGAGTAAATCTTGTTTCACCCCCATCTCATTTACGGCGAGTTGAAAAG ATTACCGAAGGTCAGCTCTTTGTGGATGGGTATGTTAAGAAGCAACTATACAGTTTCCTTGATTACATTTCGAGTGGGTTTGAGCTTAATTTCATGGTTGCAGTTGACTTTACTG CTTCAAATGGAAATCCTCATAATTTGGACTCCTTGCATTATATTGATCCTTCAGGGCGCCTGAATGCTTACCAGCAG GCTATAATGGATGTTGGGGAAGTTGTACAGTTTTATGACTCTGATAGACGCTTTCCAGCTTGGGGTTTTGGTGGAAAAACATTTGGTGGTTCAGTGTCCCATTGTTTCAACTTGAACAGAAGCCCTACTGACTCTGAG GTTACAGGTATAGAAGGCATTATGGCTGCTTATTCAAGTACACTGTATAATGTCACCCTTTCTGGGCCCACATTGTTTGGTCCAGTTATTAACAGGGCGGCAGAAATTGCTGGTGGCTCCCTCTCTGTCAACCAGAACAAGTATTTCATCTTGCTAATTATAACG GATGGAGTCATAAGTGACATCCAAGAAACTAAAGACGCTTTGGTCAAGGCATCTGACCTGCCACTTTCCATCCTAATTGTTGGAGTTGGCGGAGCAGATTTTACTCAAATGGAG GTCCTTGATGCTGATGATGGACATCGATTAGAGAGTTCAACTGGAAGGGTAGCTACGCGTGACATAGTTCAGTTTGTTCCTATGCGTGAAGTACATC GTGGAGAGATATCAATTGTTCAGGTTCTCTTGGAAGAACTACCCGGACAGTTCCTGAGTTACATGCGTAGCAGGAATATCAGACCTCACTTCCCTGATGTGGTTCATGCTTCAGGCCAGGGAACCCTTTATGGGGTTTGA